A region from the Janthinobacterium agaricidamnosum genome encodes:
- a CDS encoding sulfurtransferase, translating into MYTTLIQASELASHLNDSHWVILDCRHDLLNPAAGSDAFAAGHIQNAQFADIDTALSGPKTARGPQFTGRHPLPDRNALLATLRGWGINDDTQVVAYDGQGGMFAARLWWLLRWVGHPNVAVLDGGLAAWQAQGLPLVTPVAPRPAGKLTEKASLTRTVSVQDVIANLETQALTVIDARAPDRYRGENETIDPVGGHIPGAKNRFFKDNLQADGRFKSAEALRRDFSALFDAPQAAVMQCGSGVTACHNLLALEVAGLPGAALYPGSWSEWCADPARPVATGN; encoded by the coding sequence ATGTACACCACCTTGATCCAGGCCAGCGAACTGGCCAGCCACCTGAATGACAGCCACTGGGTCATCCTCGATTGCCGCCACGACTTGCTCAACCCGGCAGCGGGCAGCGACGCGTTTGCCGCCGGGCATATCCAGAACGCGCAATTCGCCGACATCGACACGGCCCTGTCCGGCCCCAAGACGGCCCGTGGCCCCCAATTTACGGGACGGCATCCCTTGCCCGACCGCAACGCCCTGCTGGCCACCCTGCGCGGCTGGGGTATCAATGACGACACGCAAGTGGTGGCGTACGATGGCCAGGGCGGCATGTTCGCCGCCCGTTTGTGGTGGCTGCTGCGCTGGGTCGGCCATCCGAATGTGGCCGTGCTCGACGGCGGCCTGGCCGCCTGGCAGGCACAGGGCTTGCCGCTGGTCACGCCCGTGGCGCCACGCCCTGCCGGCAAGCTGACGGAAAAGGCCAGCCTGACGCGCACGGTCAGCGTGCAGGACGTCATCGCCAACCTGGAAACGCAAGCCTTGACGGTGATCGATGCGCGCGCCCCCGACCGCTACCGGGGCGAAAACGAAACCATCGACCCCGTGGGCGGCCACATCCCGGGCGCGAAAAACCGTTTCTTCAAGGATAACCTGCAGGCGGACGGCCGCTTTAAAAGCGCGGAAGCACTGCGGCGCGATTTCAGCGCCCTGTTTGACGCACCGCAAGCGGCCGTCATGCAGTGCGGCTCCGGCGTGACGGCGTGCCACAACCTGCTGGCCCTGGAAGTGGCCGGTTTACCTGGCGCGGCCCTGTATCCGGGCTCGTGGAGCGAATGGTGCGCCGATCCGGCGCGGCCGGTGGCGACGGGCAATTAA
- a CDS encoding DMT family transporter — MQSLWMLFASFMFAIMGVCVKLASDLYSTSEIVMYRGIIGMLVMSCTILYQGGSFKTTMPGQHLWRGVVGVIALWLWFYAIAILPLATAMTLNYMAPIWIAVILLAGGWWKGMQQVEWPLVAAIAMSFVGVTLLLQPVFETDQLAGAITALISGMLSALAYLQVRKLGLLGEPEYRVVFYFSVVNFLAGVIGHVASAGGGPVVWHMHTSAYGIGLLAAIGLCATMAQMAMTRSYRLGKTLVVANLQYTGIVFSSFWGVVIFGDLFDWHGWTGIAIILASGIAATYYNTRNTARGAAIARTDPIASEV; from the coding sequence ATGCAGTCACTTTGGATGCTGTTTGCCAGCTTTATGTTCGCCATCATGGGCGTGTGCGTGAAACTGGCGTCGGATCTGTATTCGACGTCCGAAATCGTCATGTACCGCGGCATCATCGGCATGCTCGTCATGAGCTGCACGATTCTGTACCAGGGCGGCAGCTTTAAAACCACGATGCCGGGCCAGCATCTGTGGCGCGGCGTGGTGGGCGTGATCGCCCTGTGGCTGTGGTTTTATGCCATCGCCATCCTGCCGCTTGCCACGGCCATGACCCTCAATTACATGGCGCCCATCTGGATCGCCGTCATCCTGCTGGCTGGCGGCTGGTGGAAAGGCATGCAACAGGTCGAGTGGCCGCTGGTGGCGGCCATTGCCATGAGCTTTGTCGGCGTGACGTTGCTGCTGCAACCGGTGTTCGAGACGGACCAGCTGGCCGGCGCCATCACGGCATTGATTTCCGGCATGCTGTCGGCCCTCGCCTACTTGCAGGTGCGCAAACTGGGCTTGCTGGGCGAGCCCGAATACCGGGTCGTGTTCTATTTCTCGGTCGTCAATTTCCTGGCCGGCGTGATCGGCCACGTGGCCAGCGCCGGCGGCGGCCCCGTCGTCTGGCACATGCACACGAGCGCCTACGGCATCGGCTTGCTGGCCGCCATCGGCTTGTGCGCCACCATGGCGCAGATGGCCATGACGCGCTCCTATCGCCTGGGCAAGACCCTCGTGGTTGCCAATTTGCAATACACAGGCATCGTCTTTTCCAGCTTCTGGGGCGTGGTGATCTTCGGCGACCTGTTCGACTGGCACGGCTGGACGGGCATCGCCATCATCCTCGCCTCGGGCATCGCCGCCACCTATTACAATACCCGCAACACGGCCCGTGGCGCCGCCATCGCGCGCACGGATCCCATCGCCAGCGAAGTGTAA
- a CDS encoding aromatic ring-hydroxylating oxygenase subunit alpha: MSDLATHAKLARSNAQLPVHVYFDETLLQREMQQLFQAGPRYVGHELMVPETGDFATLASENEGRMLVRNANGIEVLSNVCRHRQALMFNGRGNANNIVCPLHRWTYDLKGELIGAPHFPETPCLNLSKTPLQSWNGLLFEQNGYNVMEKLKDLSVSKDLDFSGYMFDHVEIHECDYNWKTFIEVYLEDYHVEPFHPGLGSFVSCDDLRWEFGKDYSVQTVGVHRGLQQAGSPAYKKWQEQVLQFRGGEAPPYGAIWLTLYPNIMVEWYPHVLVVSTLWPDGPQKTRNVVEFYYPEEIVLFERDFVEAERAAYMETCVEDDEIAQRMDAGRKVLIARGVNEVGPYQSPMEDGMQHFHEWYRSNIEL, translated from the coding sequence ATGTCCGATCTGGCTACTCACGCCAAGCTGGCGCGTTCAAACGCGCAACTTCCGGTCCACGTCTATTTTGACGAAACGCTGTTGCAGCGTGAAATGCAGCAATTGTTCCAAGCCGGCCCGCGCTATGTCGGGCACGAGCTGATGGTGCCGGAAACCGGCGATTTTGCGACCCTGGCGTCTGAGAACGAAGGGCGCATGCTCGTGCGCAACGCCAATGGCATCGAAGTGCTGTCCAACGTGTGCCGCCACCGGCAGGCGCTGATGTTCAATGGCCGCGGCAACGCAAATAACATCGTCTGCCCGCTGCACCGCTGGACCTACGACCTCAAGGGTGAATTGATCGGCGCGCCGCATTTCCCCGAGACGCCGTGCCTGAACCTGTCGAAAACGCCGCTGCAAAGCTGGAATGGCTTGCTGTTCGAGCAAAATGGCTACAACGTGATGGAAAAATTGAAAGATTTGTCCGTCTCGAAAGACCTCGATTTTTCCGGCTACATGTTCGACCACGTGGAAATCCACGAGTGCGACTACAACTGGAAGACCTTCATCGAAGTCTACCTCGAGGATTATCACGTCGAACCGTTCCACCCGGGCCTGGGCAGCTTCGTCAGCTGCGACGACCTGCGCTGGGAATTCGGCAAGGATTACAGCGTGCAGACGGTGGGCGTGCACCGCGGCCTGCAGCAGGCCGGCTCGCCTGCCTACAAGAAATGGCAGGAGCAGGTGCTGCAATTCCGCGGCGGCGAAGCGCCGCCGTATGGTGCCATCTGGCTGACCTTGTATCCGAACATCATGGTCGAATGGTATCCGCACGTGCTGGTCGTCTCGACCCTGTGGCCCGACGGCCCGCAAAAAACGCGCAACGTGGTAGAGTTCTATTACCCGGAAGAAATCGTACTGTTCGAGCGCGACTTCGTCGAAGCGGAACGGGCTGCCTACATGGAAACCTGTGTCGAGGACGATGAAATCGCCCAGCGCATGGATGCGGGCCGCAAGGTCCTGATTGCGCGCGGCGTGAACGAAGTGGGCCCTTACCAATCGCCCATGGAAGACGGCATGCAGCATTTCCACGAGTGGTACCGCAGCAATATCGAACTGTAA
- a CDS encoding exodeoxyribonuclease VII small subunit — translation MSKKLTAAAAAPASFEEAMAELAQLVTQMEAGQLPLEASVAAYQRGSELVKYCATQLDSVEAQVKVLEGDMLKPFVDAGEAAQ, via the coding sequence ATGTCGAAGAAATTAACTGCCGCTGCCGCAGCGCCGGCCTCGTTTGAAGAGGCGATGGCGGAACTGGCGCAGCTGGTAACGCAAATGGAAGCGGGCCAGTTGCCGCTGGAAGCATCGGTCGCGGCGTACCAGCGCGGCTCGGAACTGGTCAAGTATTGCGCTACCCAGCTCGACAGTGTCGAAGCGCAGGTGAAAGTACTGGAAGGCGACATGTTGAAACCGTTCGTGGATGCCGGCGAGGCCGCCCAATGA
- a CDS encoding polyprenyl synthetase family protein — protein MMANVQQDSVTFGDWMQATQSGVEGRLDQFLPAADVVPHKLHAAMRYALLGGGKRVRPLLVMAAGELFDADQDTLARAACALEMIHVYSLVHDDMPCMDDDALRRGKPTVHIAYDEATALLVGDALQSQAFMLLADGAAILPARQMAMIRLLAHASGSAGMCGGQAIDLDSVGLALTLPQLEQMHQLKTGALLRAAVILGALAGKDLTADEMSALNAYARAVGLAFQVVDDVLDATADSATLGKTAGKDAAANKPTYVSILGLEPSRALAEQLRCDAHAALAPFGDKARRLRELADLVVQRKA, from the coding sequence ATGATGGCCAATGTGCAACAAGACAGCGTGACCTTCGGCGACTGGATGCAAGCGACCCAGTCCGGCGTGGAAGGCCGGCTCGACCAATTCCTGCCGGCGGCAGACGTCGTGCCGCACAAGCTGCACGCGGCCATGCGCTACGCGCTGCTGGGCGGTGGCAAGCGCGTGCGCCCGCTGCTGGTGATGGCGGCCGGCGAACTGTTTGACGCCGATCAAGACACGCTCGCGCGCGCAGCTTGCGCGCTGGAAATGATTCACGTGTATTCGCTCGTGCATGACGACATGCCGTGCATGGATGACGATGCCTTGCGCCGTGGCAAGCCCACCGTGCACATCGCCTATGATGAAGCGACGGCCCTGCTGGTCGGCGACGCGCTGCAATCGCAGGCCTTCATGCTGCTGGCCGACGGCGCGGCGATTCTTCCCGCGCGGCAGATGGCGATGATCCGGCTGCTGGCGCACGCTTCCGGTTCCGCAGGCATGTGCGGCGGCCAGGCGATCGACCTCGACAGCGTCGGCCTGGCCTTGACCTTGCCGCAGCTGGAACAGATGCATCAACTGAAAACGGGCGCCTTGCTGCGCGCAGCCGTGATCCTCGGCGCGCTGGCGGGCAAGGATTTGACGGCGGACGAGATGTCGGCGCTGAACGCGTATGCGCGCGCCGTCGGGCTGGCGTTCCAGGTGGTCGACGACGTGCTCGACGCGACGGCCGATTCGGCCACCCTGGGCAAGACGGCGGGCAAGGATGCTGCCGCCAACAAGCCTACCTACGTATCGATACTGGGGCTGGAACCATCGCGGGCCCTGGCAGAACAATTGCGGTGCGACGCCCATGCGGCGCTGGCGCCATTCGGGGACAAGGCACGCCGTTTGCGCGAGCTGGCGGACCTGGTCGTGCAGCGGAAGGCATAA